A window of Gouania willdenowi chromosome 12, fGouWil2.1, whole genome shotgun sequence contains these coding sequences:
- the LOC114473021 gene encoding E3 ubiquitin/ISG15 ligase TRIM25-like, with protein MEHEGADLYGETFSCSICLNLLKEPVTIPCGHSYCRTCISSFWDGEAVKDIYSCPQCREAFTPRPVLVKNTMMAEAVEKLIKSRRHDAPAVESYATAEDVACDACTGRKRKAFKSCLVCRASFCKKHLQPHHESTFKRHKLVDPSEKLQEKICSRHDEVMKIFCRTDQQCICFLCSMDEHKGHDTVSAAAERTEKQRELQESQADVQKNIQDREKDVELLKQQVETINVSADQTVEHSEQMFTELIHLLQKRRSELKKEVRSKQQTEVSAVRALQEKLEQEISELKKRDAELQQLSHTEDHIQFVLSYSSLSALSVSTHSSIILTAPENCFEEVTAAVSELREHLHKVLMEDWTKVCQTVEREDALQPEPTNRAGFLKYSQEITLDPNTAFIKLSLSEGNRKVTLMREYQDHPPHPDRFTGESQVLSRESVTGRCYWEVEWRGTGVYVAVAYNSISRAGSECRFGKNNKSWSLFCTPVIYKFNHNNIITTVPGPHSSRIGVYVDHTAGILSFYSICDTMTLLHRVNTTFTEPLHLGFWVRCGGGTAELCTI; from the coding sequence ATGGAGCATGAAGGAGCTGATCTGTACGGAGAGACCTTCTCCTGTTCCATCTGTCTGAACCTCCTGAAGGAGCCGGTGACCATTCCCTGTGGACACAGCTACTGCAGGACGTGTATCAGCAGCTTCTGGGATGGAGAAGCTGTGAAGGACATCTACAGCTGCCCTCAGTGCAGAGAGGCGTTTACACCAAGGCCTGTCCTGGTGAAAAACACCATGATGGCAGAAGCAGTGGAGAAGCTAATTAAGAGCAGACGTCATGATGCTCCTGCTGTTGAAAGCTACGCTACAGCTGAAGACGTGGCCTGTGATGCCTGCACTGGAAGGAAACGGAAGGCCTTCAAGTCCTGTTTGGTGTGTCGGGCCTCTTTTTGTAAGAAACATCTTCAGCCTCATCATGAATCAACATTCAAGAGACACAAGCTGGTGGATCCATCCGAGAAGCTGCAGGAGAAGATCTGCTCTCGTCATGATGAGGTGATGAAGATCTTCTGCCGCACTGATCAGCAGTGTATCTGTTTTCTCTGCTCCATGGACGAACATAAAGGCCACGACACGGTTTCAGCTGCAGCAGAAAGAACTGAGAAGCAGAGAGAGCTGCAGGAGAGTCAAGCTGACGTCCAGAAGAACATCCAggacagagagaaagatgtGGAGCTGCTTAAACAGCAGGTGGAGACCATCAACGTCTCTGCTGATCAGACAGTGGAGCACAGCGAGCAGATGTTCACTGAGCTGATCCATCTCCTCCAGAAAAGAAGGTCTGAGCTGAAGAAGGAGGTCCGATCCAAGCAGCAGACTGAAGTGAGTGCAGTCCGAGCGCTTCAGGAGAAGCTGGAGCAGGAGATCAGTGAGCTGAAGAAGAGAGACgctgagctgcagcagctctCCCACACTGAGGATCACATCCAGTTTGTCCTCAGCTACAGCTCCCTGTCAGCGCTCAGTGTGTCCACACACTCCTCCATCATCCTCACAGCTCCTGAGAACTGCTTTGAGGAGGTGACAGCAGCTGTGTCAGAGCTCAGAGAACATCTCCACAAAGTCCTGATGGAGGACTGGACCAAAGTCTGTCAGACTGTGGAGAGAGAGGATGCGTTACAACCAGAGCCGACGAACAGAGCTGGATTCTTAAAGTATTCACAGGAAATCACTCTGGATCCAAACACAGCTTTTATTAAGCTCAGTTTATcagaaggaaacagaaaagtaacattaaTGAGAGAATATCAGGATCATCCTCCTCATCCAGACAGATTCACTGGAGAGTCTCAGGTCCTGAGCAGAGAGAGTGTGACTGGACgttgttactgggaggtggagtggaGAGGGACAGGAGTTTATGTAGCTGTTGCATACAATAGTATCAGCAGAGCAGGGAGTGAATGTAGATTtggtaaaaataacaaatcatGGTCGTTATTCTGTACTCCAGTCATTTACAAATTTAATCACAACAACATCATCACTACAGTCCCAGGTCCTCATTCCTCCAGAATAGGAGTGTATGTGGATCACACAGCAGGTATTCTGAGCTTTTACAGCATCTGTGACACAATGACTCTCCTCCACAGAGTGAACACCACCTTCACTGAGCCGCTCCACCTCGGATTCTGGGTTAGGTGTGGAGGAGGTACTGCTGAACTCTGCAcaatctaa
- the LOC114473076 gene encoding E3 ubiquitin/ISG15 ligase TRIM25-like — MEQEGADLYGETFSCSICLNLLKEPVTIPCGHSYCRTCISSFWDGEAVKDIYSCPQCREAFTPRPVLVKNTMMAEVVEKLNKSRRHDAPAVESYATAEDVACDFCTGRKLKAFKSCLVCLASFCKKHLQPHHESTFKRHKLVDPSEKLQEKICSRHDEVMKIFCRTDQQCICFLCSMDEHKGHDTVSAAAERTEKQRELQESRADVQKNIQDREKDVELLQQRVETINVSADQTVEHSEQMFTELIHLLQKRRSELKKEVRSKQQTEVSAVRALQEKLEQEISELKKRDAELQQLSHTEDHIQFVLSYSSLSALSVSTHSSIILTAPENCFEEVTAAVSELREHLHKVLMEDWTKVCQTVERVDALQPEPTSRAGFFSLSSVYQKETEK; from the coding sequence ATGGAGCAGGAAGGAGCTGATCTGTACGGAGAGACCTTCTCCTGTTCCATCTGTCTGAACCTCCTGAAGGAGCCAGTGACCATTCCCTGTGGACACAGCTACTGCAGGACGTGTATCAGCAGCTTCTGGGATGGAGAAGCTGTGAAGGACATCTACAGCTGCCCTCAGTGCAGAGAGGCGTTTACACCGAGGCCTGTCCTGGTGAAAAACACCATGATGGCAGAAGTAGTGGAGAAGCTAAATAAGAGCAGACGTCACGATGCTCCTGCTGTTGAAAGCTACGCTACAGCTGAAGACGTGGCCTGTGATTTCTGCACTGGAAGGAAACTGAAGGCCTTCAAGTCCTGTTTGGTGTGTCTAGCCTCTTTTTGTAAGAAACATCTTCAGCCTCATCATGAATCAACATTCAAGAGACACAAGCTGGTGGATCCATCCGAGAAGCTGCAGGAGAAGATCTGCTCTCGTCATGATGAGGTGATGAAGATCTTCTGCCGCACTGATCAGCAGTGTATCTGTTTTCTCTGCTCCATGGACGAACATAAAGGCCACGACACGGTTTCAGCTGCAGCAGAAAGAACTGAGAAGCAGAGAGAGCTGCAGGAGAGTCGAGCTGACGTCCAGAAGAACATCCAggacagagagaaagatgtGGAGCTGCTTCAACAGCGGGTGGAGACCATCAACGTCTCTGCTGATCAGACAGTGGAGCACAGCGAGCAGATGTTCACTGAGCTGATTCATCTCCTCCAGAAAAGAAGGTCTGAGCTGAAGAAGGAGGTCCGATCCAAGCAGCAGACTGAAGTGAGTGCAGTCCGAGCTCTTCAGGAGAAGCTGGAGCAGGAGATCAGTGAGCTGAAGAAGAGAGACgctgagctgcagcagctctCCCACACTGAGGATCACATCCAGTTTGTCCTCAGCTACAGCTCCCTGTCAGCGCTCAGTGTGTCCACACACTCCTCCATCATCCTCACAGCTCCTGAGAACTGCTTTGAGGAGGTGACAGCAGCTGTGTCAGAGCTCAGAGAACATCTCCACAAAGTCCTGATGGAGGACTGGACCAAAGTCTGTCAGACTGTGGAGAGAGTGGATGCTTTACAACCAGAGCCGACGAGCAGAGCTGGATTTTTTTCATTAAGCTCAGTTTATcagaaggaaacagaaaagtaa